Proteins encoded together in one Oryzias latipes chromosome 11, ASM223467v1 window:
- the mrpl24 gene encoding 39S ribosomal protein L24, mitochondrial isoform X1: MRLTALLSMAAKVVAPKDYRYGTNRPWTVAAKRLNPPGKRRRKVFVEPLEAEDWSVVRGDLVEILAGKDKGKHGKVIQVFRRRNWVILEGLNTHFRYVGKSPDYRGTYVASEAPLLLGDVALVDPSDRYSNLSLNASIHRFRPISVNGPLFTTAVMKNQNLSRTHPQLSFFNAFMLQETHSSRVEVHRGGRAGPCVGPDRPDHPEARGGAAGRHRAAAVERRAQRHQS; this comes from the exons ATGAGGCTGACGGCGCTCCTGTCCATGGCGGCCAAAGTGGTGGCGCCCAAAGATTACCGCTACGGCACGAACAGGCCGTGGACCGTCGCAGCCAAGAGGCTCAACCCTCCGGGGAAGCGGAGGAGGAAGGTGTTCGTGGAGCCGCTGGAGGCCGAAGACTGGAGCGTAGTCCGCGGAGACCTG gtTGAGATTCTGGCGGGGAAGGACAAAGGGAAGCACGGGAAGGTCATCCAGGTGTTCAGACGCAGAAACTGGGTCATCCTGGAGGGACTGAACACG CATTTTAGGTATGTGGGGAAAAGCCCCGATTACCGGGGGACCTACGTCGCCAGCGAGGCGCCGTTGCTGCTTGGGGACGTGGCCCTGGTCGACCCCTCAGACAGGTACTCAAACCTGAGCCTAAATGCTTCAATCCACCGTTTTAGGCCCATTTCAGTCAATGGGCCGCTCTTCACCACtgctgtgatgaagaaccagaacctcagCAGAACCCACCCTCAGCTGAGCTTCTTTAACGCTTTCATGCTTCAGGAAACCCACTCAAGTCGAGTGGAAGTACACAGAGGAGGGCGAGCGGGTCCGTGTGTCGGTCCGGACCGGCCGGATCATCCCGAAGCCCGTGGTGGAGCGGCGGGACGGCATCGTGCCGCAGCAGTGGAAAG ACGGGCCCAAAGACACCAGTCCTGA
- the mrpl24 gene encoding 39S ribosomal protein L24, mitochondrial isoform X2, protein MRLTALLSMAAKVVAPKDYRYGTNRPWTVAAKRLNPPGKRRRKVFVEPLEAEDWSVVRGDLVEILAGKDKGKHGKVIQVFRRRNWVILEGLNTHFRYVGKSPDYRGTYVASEAPLLLGDVALVDPSDRKPTQVEWKYTEEGERVRVSVRTGRIIPKPVVERRDGIVPQQWKDGPKDTSPEDALEKTYVPSLKTLEEDVMEKLGIQENRRHRTSYWY, encoded by the exons ATGAGGCTGACGGCGCTCCTGTCCATGGCGGCCAAAGTGGTGGCGCCCAAAGATTACCGCTACGGCACGAACAGGCCGTGGACCGTCGCAGCCAAGAGGCTCAACCCTCCGGGGAAGCGGAGGAGGAAGGTGTTCGTGGAGCCGCTGGAGGCCGAAGACTGGAGCGTAGTCCGCGGAGACCTG gtTGAGATTCTGGCGGGGAAGGACAAAGGGAAGCACGGGAAGGTCATCCAGGTGTTCAGACGCAGAAACTGGGTCATCCTGGAGGGACTGAACACG CATTTTAGGTATGTGGGGAAAAGCCCCGATTACCGGGGGACCTACGTCGCCAGCGAGGCGCCGTTGCTGCTTGGGGACGTGGCCCTGGTCGACCCCTCAGACAG GAAACCCACTCAAGTCGAGTGGAAGTACACAGAGGAGGGCGAGCGGGTCCGTGTGTCGGTCCGGACCGGCCGGATCATCCCGAAGCCCGTGGTGGAGCGGCGGGACGGCATCGTGCCGCAGCAGTGGAAAG ACGGGCCCAAAGACACCAGTCCTGAAGACGCGCTGGAGAAAACCTACGTCCCGTCGCTGAAGACGCTGGAAGAGGACGTCATGGAGAAACTGGGCATCCAGGAGAACCGGAGGCACCGGACCTCGTATTGGTACTGA
- the hdgf gene encoding hepatoma-derived growth factor has translation MPRSNRQKEYKPGDLVFAKMKGYPHWPARIDELPEGAVKSPSNKYQVFFFGTHETAFLGAKDLFPYEECKEKFGKANKRKGFAEGLWEIENNPSVTHEGYESSKKDNAPEAARETAGSEKAAAEGSSDEDEGTLVIDEKNERAGTKRKAESTEASPKRPKDAEAEADGNKSSTEGKLNDVGGAKASTPSTQSESKPDPKESAPAGAQLTAEKAATDSA, from the exons ATGCCGAGGTCCAACAGGCAGAAGGAGTACAAACCCGGAGACCTGGTGTTCGCCAAGATGAAGGGGTACCCGCACTGGCCCGCCCGG ATCGACGAGTTACCCGAAGGAGCCGTCAAGTCGCCCTCAAACAAATACCAGGTCTTCTTCTTCGGGACACACGAGAC CGCGTTTCTCGGAGCTAAAGATTTGTTTCCGTATGAAGAATGCAAAGAGAAGTTTGGCAAAGCGAACAAGAGGAAAGGCTTCGCTGAGGGTCTGTGGGAGATCGAGAACAACCCGTCCGTCACGCACGAGGGCTACGAG TCGTCAAAGAAGGACAACGCCCCCGAGGCGGCCAGGGAGACGGCCGGCTCGGAGAAGGCCGCCGCTGAGGGCAGCAGCGACGAGGACGAAGGAACCCTGGTCATCGACGAGAAGAACGAGAGAGCGGGAACCAAACGGAAAGCAGAATCCACAGAG GCCTCGCCCAAGCGGCCAAAGGACGCCGAGGCAGAAGCCGACGGCAACAAGTCCAGCACGGAGGGTAAGCTGAACGACGTGGGCGGAGCCAAGGCGTCCACGCCCTCCACACAGAGCGAGTCCAAACCGGACCCCAAGGAAAGCGCCCCCGCCGGGGCTCAGCTAACGGCAGAGAAG GCCGCCACTGACAGCGCCTAA